A stretch of the Denticeps clupeoides unplaced genomic scaffold, fDenClu1.1, whole genome shotgun sequence genome encodes the following:
- the LOC114774546 gene encoding putative monooxygenase p33MONOX isoform X1, whose protein sequence is MQTCEETGRGHNIPEKSPKQLCGMSSPGVIRRHFFSYDDAFDVAPHSPPNDFTDCVTWKNPVIPEHTFRHLEESHTSDVIVTRSPAVKTKSSSMMTSLMIKLAQDNRQRTESHQDGPGRRRGQTVAKLKMPSGDFKGDNVSTSAQSTPSCTPSVTPNVSPQPSPAICRRSQLSPVPVQPNNREMGGNEGAGGDRWTFFASTRSVVQNSTSDPGSKSSSSGPFTLQSYFGVQKSSTLEGMKTQVSLTVEDPINQAHITDAGDGKVVQRPHKLKPRDMNILTPSGF, encoded by the exons ctcTGTGGGATGTCATCCCCTGGTGTCATAAGACGCCATTTTTTCAGCTACGATGACGCCTTTGACGTGGCGCCCCACTCTCCACCCAATGACTTCACTGACTGCGTCACGTGGAAAAATCCTGTCATTCCAgaacacacattcagacacCTGGAAGAG AGTCATACGAGTGATGTCATTGTAACAAGGTCACCTGCGGTTAAAACCAAATCTTCTTCAATGATGACCTCGCTCATGATCA AACTCGCCCAGGACAACAGGCAGAGGACGGAGTCCCACCAGGACGGGCCCGGCCGGCGCAGGGGACAGACTGTGGCG AAGCTGAAGATGCCTAGTGGGGACTTCAAAGGGGACAACGTCTCAACATCAGCACAGTCCACCCCATCCTGCACCCCGAGTGTCACCCCCAACGTCAGCCCCCAGCCGTCCCCAGCAATCTGTCGCAG gaGCCAGCTGAGTCCCGTCCCGGTCCAACCCAACAACAGAGAGATGGGCGGTAACGAGGGCGCGGGTGGCGACAGGTGGACTTTCTTCGCCTCGACCCGCTCTGTCGTCCAGAACTCCACAAGTGACCCCGGATCGAAGAGCAGCTCCTCAG GACCTTTCACCCTGCAGTCATACTTCGGGGTGCAGAAGTCGAGTACGTTGGAGGGCATGAAGACACAGGTCAGTCTGACTGTGGAGGACCCAATTAACCAGGCACACATCACAGATGCCGGGGACGGGAAGGTGGTCCAACGACCACACAAGCTGAAACCTCGAGACATGAACATTCTGACTCCTTCTGGCTTCTGA
- the LOC114774546 gene encoding putative monooxygenase p33MONOX isoform X2: protein MPENSLQTKAVQMSHTSDVIVTRSPAVKTKSSSMMTSLMIKLAQDNRQRTESHQDGPGRRRGQTVAKLKMPSGDFKGDNVSTSAQSTPSCTPSVTPNVSPQPSPAICRRSQLSPVPVQPNNREMGGNEGAGGDRWTFFASTRSVVQNSTSDPGSKSSSSGPFTLQSYFGVQKSSTLEGMKTQVSLTVEDPINQAHITDAGDGKVVQRPHKLKPRDMNILTPSGF from the exons ATGCCAGAGAACAGTCTTCAGACCAAAGCTGTGCAGATG AGTCATACGAGTGATGTCATTGTAACAAGGTCACCTGCGGTTAAAACCAAATCTTCTTCAATGATGACCTCGCTCATGATCA AACTCGCCCAGGACAACAGGCAGAGGACGGAGTCCCACCAGGACGGGCCCGGCCGGCGCAGGGGACAGACTGTGGCG AAGCTGAAGATGCCTAGTGGGGACTTCAAAGGGGACAACGTCTCAACATCAGCACAGTCCACCCCATCCTGCACCCCGAGTGTCACCCCCAACGTCAGCCCCCAGCCGTCCCCAGCAATCTGTCGCAG gaGCCAGCTGAGTCCCGTCCCGGTCCAACCCAACAACAGAGAGATGGGCGGTAACGAGGGCGCGGGTGGCGACAGGTGGACTTTCTTCGCCTCGACCCGCTCTGTCGTCCAGAACTCCACAAGTGACCCCGGATCGAAGAGCAGCTCCTCAG GACCTTTCACCCTGCAGTCATACTTCGGGGTGCAGAAGTCGAGTACGTTGGAGGGCATGAAGACACAGGTCAGTCTGACTGTGGAGGACCCAATTAACCAGGCACACATCACAGATGCCGGGGACGGGAAGGTGGTCCAACGACCACACAAGCTGAAACCTCGAGACATGAACATTCTGACTCCTTCTGGCTTCTGA
- the LOC114774543 gene encoding transcription factor HES-7.1-like, whose translation MHELPKVKTSRGVSKPAMEKRRRDRINHSLEALRILLLHNTDNQKLRSPKVEKAEILESVVRFLKAERGVGESEMKLGGKGACSSEEEFMQPYQRSHQDTMRNCLLRIRHFANTKSQKQIQSMESRSHPITSSMSVAPDPWQKSPGRVWRPWPQ comes from the exons ATGCATGAACTCCCAAAAGTGAAGACCTCCAGGGGG GTCTCCAAACCTGCGATGGAGAAGCGCAGGCGGGATCGTATAAATCACAGTCTGGAGGCGCTGCGGATCCTGCTGCTCCACAACACAGATAATCAG AAGCTCAGAAGCCCCAAAGTGGAGAAGGCTGAAATCTTAGAGAGTGTGGTGCGTTTTCTGAAGGCTGAGCGAGGAGTTGGAGAGTCGGAGATGAAGCTGGGTGGAAAGGGAGCCTGTTCATCCGAGGAGGAGTTCATGCAGCCATATCAACGCAGCCACCAGGACACCATGAGGAACTGTCTGCTGAGAATCCGACATTTTGCCAACACCAAAAGCCAGAAGCAGATCCAGTCCATGGAAAGTCGGAGTCATCCCATCACGAGCAGCATGTCTGTCGCCCCCGACCCCTGGCAGAAGTCCCCAGGCCGGGTGTGGCGGCCGTGGCCCCAGTAG